Proteins from a single region of Harmonia axyridis chromosome 4, icHarAxyr1.1, whole genome shotgun sequence:
- the LOC123678236 gene encoding protein cornichon isoform X1, whose product MAFNFSAFSYIIALIIDAFLIFFSLFHVIAFDELKTDYKNPIDQCNSLNPLVLPEYLLHLVFSFLFACSGEWFSLMLNIPLLAYHINRYRTRPVMSGPGLYDPTSIMNADVLTKCQREGWIKLAFYLLSFFYYLYGYVISLEREHEIT is encoded by the exons ATGGCGTTCAATTTTTCGGCATTTTCCTATATCATAGCACTTATTATAGATgcttttcttatatttttctctttatttcaCGTCATAGCTTTCGATGAATTGAAGACAGATTATAAAAATCCAATCGATCAATGTAATAGTTTGAACCCC TTGGTTCTTCCGGAGTATTTGCTTCATTTAGTGTTCAGCTTCTTATTTGCCTGTTCAGGAGAATGGTTTTCTTTAATGTTGAATATCCCTCTATTAGCTTATCACATAAACCGATACAGAACAAGGCCTGTGATGTCAGGACCTGGATTATACGATCCTACAAGTATAATGAATGCAGATGTTTTGACTAAATGTCAGAGAGAGGGCTGGATCAAATTGGccttttatttattatcatttttctaTTATCTTTATGGGTATGTAATATCTTTGGAAAGAGAACATGAAATAACGTGA
- the LOC123678236 gene encoding protein cornichon isoform X2, whose translation MAFNFSAFSYIIALIIDAFLIFFSLFHVIAFDELKTDYKNPIDQCNSLNPLVLPEYLLHLVFSFLFACSGEWFSLMLNIPLLAYHINRYRTRPVMSGPGLYDPTSIMNADVLTKCQREGWIKLAFYLLSFFYYLYGMIYSLISA comes from the exons ATGGCGTTCAATTTTTCGGCATTTTCCTATATCATAGCACTTATTATAGATgcttttcttatatttttctctttatttcaCGTCATAGCTTTCGATGAATTGAAGACAGATTATAAAAATCCAATCGATCAATGTAATAGTTTGAACCCC TTGGTTCTTCCGGAGTATTTGCTTCATTTAGTGTTCAGCTTCTTATTTGCCTGTTCAGGAGAATGGTTTTCTTTAATGTTGAATATCCCTCTATTAGCTTATCACATAAACCGATACAGAACAAGGCCTGTGATGTCAGGACCTGGATTATACGATCCTACAAGTATAATGAATGCAGATGTTTTGACTAAATGTCAGAGAGAGGGCTGGATCAAATTGGccttttatttattatcatttttctaTTATCTTTATGG